A stretch of the Microcella sp. genome encodes the following:
- a CDS encoding Na+/H+ antiporter subunit E, giving the protein MTTSPWSLPVRALALLGWFTKQFIVTSVQVSALILTPGRQPQPGIVRVDLDEMSDAELTLLIAIITITPDTLVIAVDRRARAMFVHGMFVAGDPEAFRSSLLDTQARLVRGVRWRAPASHAREDTP; this is encoded by the coding sequence TGACTACTTCGCCCTGGAGCCTCCCCGTGCGCGCGCTCGCGCTTCTCGGCTGGTTCACCAAGCAGTTCATCGTGACGAGCGTGCAGGTGAGCGCTCTGATCCTCACGCCCGGCCGCCAACCTCAGCCGGGCATCGTGCGGGTCGACCTCGACGAGATGAGCGACGCCGAGCTCACCCTGCTCATCGCGATCATCACCATCACGCCCGACACACTTGTCATCGCCGTCGACCGTCGAGCGCGCGCGATGTTCGTGCACGGGATGTTCGTCGCGGGTGACCCGGAAGCATTCCGGTCGTCACTTCTCGACACGCAGGCGCGACTCGTGCGCGGGGTGCGCTGGCGAGCCCCGGCGTCTCATGCCAGAGAGGACACGCCGTGA
- a CDS encoding ammonium transporter produces the protein MDTGELSWAITATALVLFMTPGVAFFYGGLVKAKSVISMMMMSFGAMGLISVLWVLYGFNMSAVGGPTELFGNPFSDFGLMAAAGDNETLVGAAFGATFAIITVALISGAIADRAKFGSWMIFAGIWATLVYFPVAAWVWGGGWILELGNTLGLPGVIDYAGGTAVHINAGAAALALALVLGKRVGFAKGAHVPHNPPFVLLGAGILWFGWFGFNAGAEFLNDLALVGLIVTNTLVATAAAILGWLIVEKIKDGKPTSVGAGSGAIAGLVAITPACANLAPGWALLLGVIAGVLCALAIELKFKLGFDDSLDVVGIHLVGGLIGTLYLGFFAIDTGLFTGGDLGQLAVQAIAAFGVMIYSFVVAFIIGFAIEKSIGFRIKEEDEIAGIDPIVHGETSYVFETK, from the coding sequence ATGGATACCGGCGAACTCAGTTGGGCCATTACGGCCACCGCCCTGGTTCTGTTCATGACCCCGGGCGTCGCGTTCTTCTATGGCGGTCTCGTCAAGGCCAAGAGCGTCATCAGCATGATGATGATGAGCTTCGGCGCGATGGGCCTCATCAGCGTCCTCTGGGTGCTGTACGGGTTCAACATGTCTGCCGTCGGCGGACCGACCGAACTGTTCGGCAACCCGTTCTCAGACTTCGGCCTCATGGCGGCCGCGGGCGACAATGAGACGCTTGTAGGCGCTGCGTTCGGCGCGACCTTCGCGATCATCACCGTCGCGCTCATCTCAGGTGCCATCGCCGACCGGGCCAAGTTCGGCTCGTGGATGATCTTCGCCGGCATCTGGGCGACGCTCGTCTACTTCCCCGTTGCCGCGTGGGTGTGGGGCGGAGGCTGGATCCTCGAGCTCGGCAACACGCTCGGGCTCCCGGGCGTCATCGACTACGCGGGTGGTACGGCTGTGCACATCAACGCCGGTGCTGCGGCCCTGGCGCTCGCGCTCGTGCTCGGCAAGCGGGTCGGGTTCGCCAAGGGTGCTCACGTGCCTCACAACCCGCCGTTCGTGCTGCTGGGCGCCGGCATCCTGTGGTTCGGCTGGTTCGGCTTCAACGCTGGCGCTGAGTTCCTCAACGACCTCGCGCTCGTCGGCCTCATCGTCACCAACACGCTCGTCGCCACTGCCGCCGCGATTCTCGGCTGGCTCATCGTCGAGAAGATCAAGGACGGCAAGCCCACCTCGGTCGGCGCCGGTTCGGGTGCGATCGCTGGTCTGGTCGCCATCACCCCGGCGTGCGCCAACCTCGCACCGGGCTGGGCTCTGCTGCTGGGTGTCATTGCCGGTGTGCTGTGCGCTCTCGCGATCGAGCTGAAGTTCAAGCTCGGATTCGACGACTCGCTCGACGTCGTCGGCATCCACCTCGTCGGTGGCCTCATCGGAACCCTGTACCTGGGCTTCTTCGCGATCGACACCGGCCTCTTCACGGGCGGCGACCTCGGTCAGCTCGCGGTGCAGGCGATCGCCGCCTTCGGTGTGATGATCTACTCGTTCGTGGTCGCCTTCATCATCGGCTTCGCGATCGAGAAGTCCATCGGCTTCCGCATCAAGGAAGAAGACGAGATCGCGGGCATCGACCCGATCGTGCACGGCGAGACCAGCTACGTGTTCGAGACCAAGTAA
- a CDS encoding cation:proton antiporter, translating to MTADLVVTISGSALLILGAFIIASAAIGLIKLPDLYTRTSAIGTAAGLGVALIIVGVVVLDFSPLNVVKGVIAIAAQLLTSSIGSFALARSGYLTGSRPVATTIPDELAASTASPRDRLIDDDESFGDDSATS from the coding sequence ATGACCGCCGATCTCGTCGTGACGATCAGCGGCAGCGCACTGCTCATCCTCGGTGCGTTCATCATCGCCAGCGCTGCGATCGGCCTGATCAAGCTGCCCGACCTCTATACGCGCACCAGCGCGATCGGCACGGCCGCGGGTCTCGGCGTCGCGCTCATCATCGTCGGTGTCGTCGTACTCGACTTCAGCCCCCTGAATGTGGTGAAGGGCGTGATCGCCATCGCTGCACAGTTGCTGACGAGCTCGATCGGAAGCTTCGCCCTCGCACGATCCGGCTACCTGACCGGCAGTCGTCCTGTGGCGACGACGATCCCCGACGAACTCGCCGCTTCCACTGCATCGCCGCGCGATCGTCTGATCGATGACGACGAATCCTTCGGTGACGACTCGGCGACTTCATAG
- a CDS encoding monovalent cation/H+ antiporter complex subunit F, translated as MIPTVVAAIVIGLLAIAVVLAVVRIVRGPTAGDTAVAGDLIFFAFIGIVAVFGLTFSIDAVIDIILIAAILGFLSILSLARLLQGGQR; from the coding sequence GTGATTCCCACAGTCGTCGCCGCCATCGTCATCGGCTTGCTGGCGATCGCCGTCGTGCTCGCGGTAGTGCGCATCGTGCGCGGACCCACCGCGGGCGATACCGCGGTCGCCGGCGACCTCATCTTCTTCGCCTTCATCGGTATCGTCGCGGTCTTTGGCCTCACTTTCTCGATCGACGCCGTCATCGACATCATCCTCATCGCGGCGATTCTCGGCTTCCTGTCGATCCTCTCGCTCGCGCGCCTGCTGCAGGGGGGCCAGCGATGA